One Chroicocephalus ridibundus chromosome 21, bChrRid1.1, whole genome shotgun sequence DNA segment encodes these proteins:
- the LOC134525850 gene encoding GON-4-like protein isoform X6: protein MVARRLRSGRPPRRFRFLRGERDGAAGPGQRSPAASRFPVFQVGAGMSLSLKMLPCKKRRAAVAGPQSPREDGELPGAAGSSSVVAADGGFPAKPSPAARTGGGPPSSGPGVWRGPGEASLKGGRRPPGRPGPGPAQEAAGAKEASAAAPLPEGRGSPEAAAEGQGRTPKLYTEVELNSQRDPYLAENQSAVQESPVRSSLQLSVRNPTAMKPLKNTRAGEWPQQTDEENEDLGLFIPLEEQDGEDIERRKRRRKATKRKREGKSQEEEGSLSCDIKLDDTLDRTLEDGAKQHNLTVVNVRNILHEVITNEHVVAMMKAAISETEDIPLFEPKMTRSKLKEVVEKGVVIPTWNISPIKKANEVKPPQFVDIPLEEDDSSDEEYQPDDEDEDETAEESLLESDVESTASSPRGAKRSRTRRSSDEEGGTLCEMEKVTAPVLRHISAEVVPMGPPPPPKPKQNKDSTFMEKLHAVDEELASSPVCMDSYQSLEDSLIAFRTRSKRPLKDVPLGQLEAELRAPDITPDMYDPNTADDEEWKRWLGGLMNDDVENEDEADDDDDPEYNFLEDLDEPDTEDFRNDRAVRITKKEVNELMEELFETFQDEMGFSNMEDEGPEDEDNVTESRPNFNTPQALRFEEPLANLLNEQHRTVKEQLEQLRMKKSSIKPPQEIEKSKPQNEKPLQSLVLDSMQRKRLQQQMQQHVQLLTQIHLLASSNPALSSEASTTRMFLSELGNFARSSTLLRQSFNPKFQTMFQPCNLKGALQLIEDFHAQVQVDWSPRKAVKKSANEFPCLPKQVAWILATRRVFMYPELLPICSLKANPPRDKIIFTKAEDNLLALGLKHFEGTEFPKPLISKYLLPTKTAHQLTVRIKNLNMNRAPDNIIRYYKKTKQLPVLFKCCEEIQPNEWKPPVEREEHRLPFWLKASLPSIQGELKQLAEDAREMPGSPDAESVFLGTGKETSDTGCDEKYPLLMPKGLVLTLKPLANRFSRRAWRRQRSSALKPVLIRPSPCLQPGSNTINIQKTVKLSQSEAPPSKVMVQIPRLIQPATVTQTVSGVQPLSVPAVVGSGDGLEFQNVLSPSYSDSRQAFSAAVPPALVSSNPVTFQPKLMLPALAGAKIRKPCVRKGYQKKKGAKSAPLIKTSPLIQPSPVILTVPATTVKVVNIGNGCNMIQPINTAVGRGAQAIPVTTLLVNPSTFPCPLNQPLVTSSIPSLLVSPNPVGLSASSVGENEDQLNLVPSCPAGNNKNTHPMVEPKVEPPELYVSCSAVSPKEECSTNPATSSTSSQEKVNKGDRCSWTVVEGGENASEPLSVDLLPHLEAPDETVKIEPEDSSDASKEVNPVQKRDLLCAEVKEEFMLDLGQELNMEAACSCSNDLKEIKKEHTLCDEKGEEERGASQSPPQGEQQTDAGGVAGPQLSSESPKNLSYPADVEAEFSSPLGRPEDSSSIDGQSVGTPAGPEAGGEREGQEEEEEDDFDDFTQDEDEEMSSASEESILSVPELQETMEKLTWLATERRLSQEGDSEEENSQEENSEPEEEEEEEGEGMESLQKDDEICGDTSEEPKSAFPSTMAAPQVEAHRTPAGESMKAPGKSRSSHRTRNKRGRARASKDTSKLLLLYDEDILERDPLREQKDLAFAQAYLSRVREALQHVPGKYEDFLRVIYEFEISTDKRTAVDLYSTLQKLLHDWPQLLTDFAAFLLPEQALECGLFEEQQAFEKSRKFLRQLEICFAENPAHHQKIIKVLQSCADCLPQEIAELKTQMWQLLKGHDHLQDEFSIFFDHLRPSASRMGDFEEINWTEEKEYEFDGFEEVSLPDVEEDDEPPKMHAASKNKKRKEIGGQNNDKFSPGVRRVPLSPSWLPLGLTFP, encoded by the exons ATGGTGGCGCGGCGCCTGCGCAGCGGGCGGCCCCCGCGGCGCTTCCGCTTCCTGCGGGGCGagcgggacggggcggcggggccggggcagcggagCCCCGCGGCCAGCCgctttcctgttttccaggtgGGCGCAGGGATGTCGCTCTCGCTGAAGATGCTGCCCTGCAAGAAGAGGAgagcggcggtggcggggccgcAGAGCCCGCGGGAGGACGGAGAGTTGCCCGGCGCCGCCGGCTCTTCCTCGGTGGTCGCTGCCGACGGCGGCTTCCCCGCCAAACCATCGCCGGCGGCACGAACCGGCGGCGGGCCGCCCTCCTCCGGCCCGGGCGTGTGGCGGGGTCCCGGGGAGGCCTCGCTGAAGGGCGGGAGGCGGCCCCCCggccggccgggcccgggccccgcGCAGGAGGCGGCGGGCGCGAAGGAGGCCAGCgctgccgccccgctccccgaGGGCCGCGGCAGCCCCGAGGCGGCGGCAGAAGGTCAAG GGAGAACGCCTAAGCTGTACACAGAGGTGGAATTGAATTCGCAGAGAGATCCGTATCTGGCTGAAAACCAATCTGCAGTGCAGGAGTCTCCAGTGAGAAGTTCTTTGCAGCTGTCTGTTAGAAATCCTACCGCAATGAAGCCACTGAAGAACACCAGAGctggtgagtggccccagcagaCTGATGAGGAAAATGAGGATTTGGGTCTGTTTATTCCATTGG AGGAGCAAGATGGAGAGGATAttgagagaaggaagaggaggaggaaggcaaccaaacggaaaagagaagggaaaagtcAAGAAGAAGAGGGATCTTTGTCTTGTGACATCAAGCTAGACGATACCCTTGATCGCACCTTAGAAGATGGAGCTAAACAACATAACCTGACAGTGGTCAACGTGCGAAACATCCTTCAT GAAGTGATCACAAACGAGCATGTGGTTGCCATGATGAAAGCGGCCATCAGTGAGACGGAAGATATCCCTTTGTTT GAGCCCAAAATGACTCGTTCCAAACTGAAGGAAGTTGTGGAGAAAGGAGTG GTGATTCCAACATGGAATATTTCTCCAATTAAGAAGGCGAATGAGGTGAAG CCTCCTCAGTTTGTGGACATTCCTCTTGAGGAAGATGATTCCTCAGATGAAGAATACCAGCCtgatgatgaggatgaggatgagacTGCAGAAGAG AGCTTACTGGAAAGTGACGTAGAGAGCACCGCTTCTTCTCCCCGGGGAGCAAAACGGTCTAGGACAAGGCGATCATCTGATGAGGAGGGAGGGACGCTCTGCGAG ATGGAGAAGGTTACTGCACCCGTTCTTAGGCACATCAGTGCTGAAGTAGTTCccatgggacctccaccacctcctaaaccaaagcaaaacaaagacagcaCGTTCATGGAGAAGCTGCATGCAGTGGATGAAGAATTGGCTTCAAGCCCAGTATGCATGGATTCTTACCAG tCTCTGGAAGACAGCCTCATTGCCTTCCGAACCCGATCTAAGAGACCGCTGAAGGATGTCCCTCTTGGTCAGCTGGAGGCTGAGCTCCGCGCCCCAGATATCACGCCTGATATGTATGACCCCAACACTGCAGATGACGAAGAATGGAAAAGGTGGCTTGGGGGTCTCATGAACGATGATGTGGAGAATGAAG ATGAAGCGGATGATGATGATGACCCTGAGTACAACTTCCTGGAAGATCTGGATGAACCAGATACAGAAGACTTCAGAAACGATCGTGCTGTGAGAATTACCA aaaaggaagTGAATGAACTGATGGAGGAGCTGTTTGAGACA TTTCAGGACGAGATGGGTTTCTCGAACATGGAAGATGAAGGTCCAGAAGATGAAGATAACGTTACAGAGTCACGGCCAAATTTTAATACACCACAGGCACTTAG ATTTGAAGAACCTCTGGCCAATTTACTGAATGAGCAACACCGGACGGTGAAGGAACAGCTTGAGCAGTTGAGAATGAAAAAGTCCTCAATCAAGCCACCGCAAGAGATAGAAAAATCAAAACCTCAAAATGAGAAGCCTCTCCAGAGCCTTGTTCTGGACAGTATGCAAAGAAAGAGGCTCCAGCAGCAAATGCAGCAG CACGTTCAGCTTCTGACTCAAATCCATCTTCTTGCAAGTTCCAACCCTGCTTTAAGTTCAGAGGCCAGTACTACCAGGATGTTTTTG AGCGAGCTCGGTAACTTTGCTCGAAGCTCTACACTCCTTCGTCAGTCGTTCAATCCGAAGTTTCAAACGATGTTCCAGCCGTGTAACTTGAAGGGAGCGCTGCAGCTCATCGAAGATTTTCATGCCCAAGTCCAAGTTGACTGGAGCCCGCGCAAAGCCGTGAAGAAGAGCG CTAATGAATTTCCATGTTTGCCAAAGCAAGTGGCATGGATTTTGGCAACAAGGAGAGTCTTCATGTATCCAGAGTTGCTGCCAATATGTTCCTTGAAAGCAAACCCTCCCCGGGACAAGATTATCTTCACCAAGGCAGAGGACAA tttATTAGCTTTAGGTTTGAAACATTTTGAAGGGACAGAGTTCCCAAAGCCTTTGATCAGCAAGTATCTCTTGCCAACAAAAACTGCCCACCAGCTTACGGTACGAATCAAGAATCTGAATATGAATCGAGCCCCTGATAATATCATCAGA TActataaaaagacaaaacagttgCCCGTTCTGTTCAAGTGCTGCGAGGAAATCCAGCCTAATGAGTGGAAGCCGCCTGTGGAGAGAGAAGAACATCGCCTGCCATTTTGGCTAAAG GCCAGCCTGCCCTCCATTCAGGGGGAACTGAAGCAATTGGCAGAAGATGCCAGGGAGATGCCAGGTTCACCTGATGCAGAATCTGTCTTTTTGGGGACAGGAAAGGAAACTTCAGACACAGGATGTGATGAAAAATACCCTCTGCTCATGCCAAAGGGACTAGTCCTGACCTTGAAGCCCCTTGCCAATCGGTTCTCCCGGAGAGCGTGGAGGAGGCAGAGGTCCTCAGCTCTGAAGCCTGTCCTCATTCGACCGAGTCCTTGTCTGCAGCCCGGTTCCAACACTATTAACATCCAGAAAACGGTGAAGTTGTCCCAGTCAGAAGCTCCTCCCAGCAAAGTCATGGTTCAGATTCCTCGGCTAATCCAGCCAGCTACAGTTACGCAGACGGTGTCAGGAGTGCAGCCTTTGAGTGTCCCAGCAGTGGTAGGAAGTGGGGATGGCTTGGAATTTCAGAACGTGCTGTCCCCATCGTATTCAGACTCCAGACAagctttctcagctgctgtaccACCAGCTCTGGTGTCCTCCAATCCAGTAACTTTTCAGCCAAAACTGATGTTGCCAGCTTTGGCCGGAGCAAAAATACGCAAACCTTGTGTTCGAAAGggataccaaaagaaaaaaggggcaaaatctgCCCCGTTGATAAAGACTTCACCTTTGATTCAGCCATCTCCTGTCATCCTTACTGTACCTGCCACCACAGTGAAAGTGGTTAATATAGGCAATGGCTGCAATATGATTCAGCCCATAAACACAGCAGTTGGTAGAGGCGCTCAGGCTATTCCAGTTACGACCTTATTAGTAAATCCATCCACTTTCCCGTGTCCCTTAAATCAGCCTCTAGTGACTTCTTCCATCCCTTCGTTGTTAGTCTCTCCTAACCCTGTTGGTCTTTCTGCATCGTCTGTTGGTGAAAATGAAGATCAGCTGAATCTGGTTCCTTCCTGCCCCGctggaaacaacaaaaatacccaTCCCATGGTGGAGCCCAAGGTTGAACCCCCAGAGCTGTATGTTTCGTGCTCCGCTGTCTCCCCCAAGGAGGAGTGTAGCACAAATCCTGCCACTTCGAGTACCAGCAGCCAGGAAAAGGTAAATAAGGGTGACCGCTGTAGCTGGACAGTGGTAGAAGGAGGTGAGAACGCTTCAGAGCCGTTGTCTGTGGACCTTCTGCCTCATTTAGAAGCTCCAGACGAAACAGTGAAAATTGAGCCTGAAGATTCAAGTGATGCTAGCAAGGAAGTAAATCCAGTACAGAAGAGGGATCTCTTATGTGCTGAAGTGAAGGAGGAATTCATGCTGGATCTTGGCCAGGAGCTGAACATGGAGGCTGCGTGTTCATGTTCAAATgacctgaaagaaattaaaaaggagcACACTTTGTGTGAtgagaagggagaagaagaaCGAGGGGCTTCGCAGTCGCCTCCCCAGGGTGAACAGCAGACAgatgcaggtggtgttgctggaCCACAGCTAAGCAGCGAGTCTCCAAAGAATCTTTCGTACCCAGCAGACGTTGAGGCGGAATTTAGCAGTCCGCTAGGGAGACCGGAGGATTCCTCCAGTATAGACGGCCAGTCTGTTGGGACACCAGCTGGCCCTGAagctggaggagagagagaaggacaagaagaggaggaggaagatgacttTGATGATTTTACACAAGATGAGGATGAAGAAATGTCATCAGCCTCAGAAGAATCTATTCTTTCCGTGCCCGAACTTCag GAGACAATGGAAAAACTTACTTGGCTCGCAACAGAGAGACGTTTAAGCCAAGAAGGAGATTCGGAAGAAGAGAATTCCCAGGAAGAGAACTCtgagccggaggaggaggaggaggaggaaggggaagggatggagagttTACAGAAAGATGATGAAATATGTGGCGATACATCAGAGGAACCTAAATCTGCCTTCCCGTCGACAATGGCAGCCCCGCAGGTGGAAGCCCACAGAACGCCAGCAG GAGAAAGTATGAAAGCCCCTGGGAAGAGCAGGAGCTCCCACAGAACCAGAAATAAGAGGGGCCGGGCTCGCGCTAGCAAAGATACATCTAAGCTGCTCCTCTTGTATGACGAAGACATCCTGGAGAGAGATCCCCTGCGGGAGCAGAAGGATCTGGCATTCGCACAGGCCTATCTAAGCAGG GTGCGTGAAGCCTTGCAGCATGTTCCTGGAAAGTATGAAGACTTTCTTCGCGTTATCTATGAGTTTGAGATCAGCACGGACAAGCGAACGGCTGTGGATCTCTATTCCACTTTGCAGAAACTGTTGCACGACTGGCCACAATTGCTCACAGattttgctgcctttcttttgCCAGAACAAGCTTTGGAGTGTGGACTG TTTGAAGAGCAGCAAGCGTTCGAAAAAAGCCGGAAGTTCCTCAGGCAGCTGGAGATTTGTTTTGCTGAAAATCCTGCCCACCACCAAAAGATCATCAAAGttctgcagagctgtgcagaCTGCCTCCCCCAGGAGATCGCCGAG CTGAAGACCCAAATGTGGCAGCTGTTGAAAGGACACGACCACTTGCAGGACGAATTCTCCATTTTCTTTGACCACTTAAGGCCCTCAGCCAGCCGCATGGGAGACTTTGAGGAGATCAACTGGACAGAAGAGAAGGAATATGAG TTTGATGGGTTTGAAGAGGTGTCTTTGCCGGATGTAGAAGAAGATGATGAACCACCCAAGATGCATGCAGCCTCAAAAAATAAGAAGCGGAAAGAGATCGGAGGCCAGAATAATGACAAG TTCTCTCCAGGTGTGCGCAGAGTGCCACTCAGCCCTTCCTGGCTCCCTCTGGGGTTAACCTTCCCCTGA
- the LOC134525850 gene encoding GON-4-like protein isoform X7 encodes MVARRLRSGRPPRRFRFLRGERDGAAGPGQRSPAASRFPVFQVGAGMSLSLKMLPCKKRRAAVAGPQSPREDGELPGAAGSSSVVAADGGFPAKPSPAARTGGGPPSSGPGVWRGPGEASLKGGRRPPGRPGPGPAQEAAGAKEASAAAPLPEGRGSPEAAAEGQGRTPKLYTEVELNSQRDPYLAENQSAVQESPVRSSLQLSVRNPTAMKPLKNTRAGEWPQQTDEENEDLGLFIPLEEQDGEDIERRKRRRKATKRKREGKSQEEEGSLSCDIKLDDTLDRTLEDGAKQHNLTVVNVRNILHEVITNEHVVAMMKAAISETEDIPLFEPKMTRSKLKEVVEKGVVIPTWNISPIKKANEVKPPQFVDIPLEEDDSSDEEYQPDDEDEDETAEESLLESDVESTASSPRGAKRSRTRRSSDEEGGTLCEMEKVTAPVLRHISAEVVPMGPPPPPKPKQNKDSTFMEKLHAVDEELASSPVCMDSYQSLEDSLIAFRTRSKRPLKDVPLGQLEAELRAPDITPDMYDPNTADDEEWKRWLGGLMNDDVENEDEADDDDDPEYNFLEDLDEPDTEDFRNDRAVRITKKEVNELMEELFETFQDEMGFSNMEDEGPEDEDNVTESRPNFNTPQALRFEEPLANLLNEQHRTVKEQLEQLRMKKSSIKPPQEIEKSKPQNEKPLQSLVLDSMQRKRLQQQMQQHVQLLTQIHLLASSNPALSSEASTTRMFLSELGNFARSSTLLRQSFNPKFQTMFQPCNLKGALQLIEDFHAQVQVDWSPRKAVKKSANEFPCLPKQVAWILATRRVFMYPELLPICSLKANPPRDKIIFTKAEDNLLALGLKHFEGTEFPKPLISKYLLPTKTAHQLTVRIKNLNMNRAPDNIIRYYKKTKQLPVLFKCCEEIQPNEWKPPVEREEHRLPFWLKASLPSIQGELKQLAEDAREMPGSPDAESVFLGTGKETSDTGCDEKYPLLMPKGLVLTLKPLANRFSRRAWRRQRSSALKPVLIRPSPCLQPGSNTINIQKTVKLSQSEAPPSKVMVQIPRLIQPATVTQTVSGVQPLSVPAVVGSGDGLEFQNVLSPSYSDSRQAFSAAVPPALVSSNPVTFQPKLMLPALAGAKIRKPCVRKGYQKKKGAKSAPLIKTSPLIQPSPVILTVPATTVKVVNIGNGCNMIQPINTAVGRGAQAIPVTTLLVNPSTFPCPLNQPLVTSSIPSLLVSPNPVGLSASSVGENEDQLNLVPSCPAGNNKNTHPMVEPKVEPPELYVSCSAVSPKEECSTNPATSSTSSQEKVNKGDRCSWTVVEGGENASEPLSVDLLPHLEAPDETVKIEPEDSSDASKEVNPVQKRDLLCAEVKEEFMLDLGQELNMEAACSCSNDLKEIKKEHTLCDEKGEEERGASQSPPQGEQQTDAGGVAGPQLSSESPKNLSYPADVEAEFSSPLGRPEDSSSIDGQSVGTPAGPEAGGEREGQEEEEEDDFDDFTQDEDEEMSSASEESILSVPELQETMEKLTWLATERRLSQEGDSEEENSQEENSEPEEEEEEEGEGMESLQKDDEICGDTSEEPKSAFPSTMAAPQVEAHRTPAGESMKAPGKSRSSHRTRNKRGRARASKDTSKLLLLYDEDILERDPLREQKDLAFAQAYLSRVREALQHVPGKYEDFLRVIYEFEISTDKRTAVDLYSTLQKLLHDWPQLLTDFAAFLLPEQALECGLNRRA; translated from the exons ATGGTGGCGCGGCGCCTGCGCAGCGGGCGGCCCCCGCGGCGCTTCCGCTTCCTGCGGGGCGagcgggacggggcggcggggccggggcagcggagCCCCGCGGCCAGCCgctttcctgttttccaggtgGGCGCAGGGATGTCGCTCTCGCTGAAGATGCTGCCCTGCAAGAAGAGGAgagcggcggtggcggggccgcAGAGCCCGCGGGAGGACGGAGAGTTGCCCGGCGCCGCCGGCTCTTCCTCGGTGGTCGCTGCCGACGGCGGCTTCCCCGCCAAACCATCGCCGGCGGCACGAACCGGCGGCGGGCCGCCCTCCTCCGGCCCGGGCGTGTGGCGGGGTCCCGGGGAGGCCTCGCTGAAGGGCGGGAGGCGGCCCCCCggccggccgggcccgggccccgcGCAGGAGGCGGCGGGCGCGAAGGAGGCCAGCgctgccgccccgctccccgaGGGCCGCGGCAGCCCCGAGGCGGCGGCAGAAGGTCAAG GGAGAACGCCTAAGCTGTACACAGAGGTGGAATTGAATTCGCAGAGAGATCCGTATCTGGCTGAAAACCAATCTGCAGTGCAGGAGTCTCCAGTGAGAAGTTCTTTGCAGCTGTCTGTTAGAAATCCTACCGCAATGAAGCCACTGAAGAACACCAGAGctggtgagtggccccagcagaCTGATGAGGAAAATGAGGATTTGGGTCTGTTTATTCCATTGG AGGAGCAAGATGGAGAGGATAttgagagaaggaagaggaggaggaaggcaaccaaacggaaaagagaagggaaaagtcAAGAAGAAGAGGGATCTTTGTCTTGTGACATCAAGCTAGACGATACCCTTGATCGCACCTTAGAAGATGGAGCTAAACAACATAACCTGACAGTGGTCAACGTGCGAAACATCCTTCAT GAAGTGATCACAAACGAGCATGTGGTTGCCATGATGAAAGCGGCCATCAGTGAGACGGAAGATATCCCTTTGTTT GAGCCCAAAATGACTCGTTCCAAACTGAAGGAAGTTGTGGAGAAAGGAGTG GTGATTCCAACATGGAATATTTCTCCAATTAAGAAGGCGAATGAGGTGAAG CCTCCTCAGTTTGTGGACATTCCTCTTGAGGAAGATGATTCCTCAGATGAAGAATACCAGCCtgatgatgaggatgaggatgagacTGCAGAAGAG AGCTTACTGGAAAGTGACGTAGAGAGCACCGCTTCTTCTCCCCGGGGAGCAAAACGGTCTAGGACAAGGCGATCATCTGATGAGGAGGGAGGGACGCTCTGCGAG ATGGAGAAGGTTACTGCACCCGTTCTTAGGCACATCAGTGCTGAAGTAGTTCccatgggacctccaccacctcctaaaccaaagcaaaacaaagacagcaCGTTCATGGAGAAGCTGCATGCAGTGGATGAAGAATTGGCTTCAAGCCCAGTATGCATGGATTCTTACCAG tCTCTGGAAGACAGCCTCATTGCCTTCCGAACCCGATCTAAGAGACCGCTGAAGGATGTCCCTCTTGGTCAGCTGGAGGCTGAGCTCCGCGCCCCAGATATCACGCCTGATATGTATGACCCCAACACTGCAGATGACGAAGAATGGAAAAGGTGGCTTGGGGGTCTCATGAACGATGATGTGGAGAATGAAG ATGAAGCGGATGATGATGATGACCCTGAGTACAACTTCCTGGAAGATCTGGATGAACCAGATACAGAAGACTTCAGAAACGATCGTGCTGTGAGAATTACCA aaaaggaagTGAATGAACTGATGGAGGAGCTGTTTGAGACA TTTCAGGACGAGATGGGTTTCTCGAACATGGAAGATGAAGGTCCAGAAGATGAAGATAACGTTACAGAGTCACGGCCAAATTTTAATACACCACAGGCACTTAG ATTTGAAGAACCTCTGGCCAATTTACTGAATGAGCAACACCGGACGGTGAAGGAACAGCTTGAGCAGTTGAGAATGAAAAAGTCCTCAATCAAGCCACCGCAAGAGATAGAAAAATCAAAACCTCAAAATGAGAAGCCTCTCCAGAGCCTTGTTCTGGACAGTATGCAAAGAAAGAGGCTCCAGCAGCAAATGCAGCAG CACGTTCAGCTTCTGACTCAAATCCATCTTCTTGCAAGTTCCAACCCTGCTTTAAGTTCAGAGGCCAGTACTACCAGGATGTTTTTG AGCGAGCTCGGTAACTTTGCTCGAAGCTCTACACTCCTTCGTCAGTCGTTCAATCCGAAGTTTCAAACGATGTTCCAGCCGTGTAACTTGAAGGGAGCGCTGCAGCTCATCGAAGATTTTCATGCCCAAGTCCAAGTTGACTGGAGCCCGCGCAAAGCCGTGAAGAAGAGCG CTAATGAATTTCCATGTTTGCCAAAGCAAGTGGCATGGATTTTGGCAACAAGGAGAGTCTTCATGTATCCAGAGTTGCTGCCAATATGTTCCTTGAAAGCAAACCCTCCCCGGGACAAGATTATCTTCACCAAGGCAGAGGACAA tttATTAGCTTTAGGTTTGAAACATTTTGAAGGGACAGAGTTCCCAAAGCCTTTGATCAGCAAGTATCTCTTGCCAACAAAAACTGCCCACCAGCTTACGGTACGAATCAAGAATCTGAATATGAATCGAGCCCCTGATAATATCATCAGA TActataaaaagacaaaacagttgCCCGTTCTGTTCAAGTGCTGCGAGGAAATCCAGCCTAATGAGTGGAAGCCGCCTGTGGAGAGAGAAGAACATCGCCTGCCATTTTGGCTAAAG GCCAGCCTGCCCTCCATTCAGGGGGAACTGAAGCAATTGGCAGAAGATGCCAGGGAGATGCCAGGTTCACCTGATGCAGAATCTGTCTTTTTGGGGACAGGAAAGGAAACTTCAGACACAGGATGTGATGAAAAATACCCTCTGCTCATGCCAAAGGGACTAGTCCTGACCTTGAAGCCCCTTGCCAATCGGTTCTCCCGGAGAGCGTGGAGGAGGCAGAGGTCCTCAGCTCTGAAGCCTGTCCTCATTCGACCGAGTCCTTGTCTGCAGCCCGGTTCCAACACTATTAACATCCAGAAAACGGTGAAGTTGTCCCAGTCAGAAGCTCCTCCCAGCAAAGTCATGGTTCAGATTCCTCGGCTAATCCAGCCAGCTACAGTTACGCAGACGGTGTCAGGAGTGCAGCCTTTGAGTGTCCCAGCAGTGGTAGGAAGTGGGGATGGCTTGGAATTTCAGAACGTGCTGTCCCCATCGTATTCAGACTCCAGACAagctttctcagctgctgtaccACCAGCTCTGGTGTCCTCCAATCCAGTAACTTTTCAGCCAAAACTGATGTTGCCAGCTTTGGCCGGAGCAAAAATACGCAAACCTTGTGTTCGAAAGggataccaaaagaaaaaaggggcaaaatctgCCCCGTTGATAAAGACTTCACCTTTGATTCAGCCATCTCCTGTCATCCTTACTGTACCTGCCACCACAGTGAAAGTGGTTAATATAGGCAATGGCTGCAATATGATTCAGCCCATAAACACAGCAGTTGGTAGAGGCGCTCAGGCTATTCCAGTTACGACCTTATTAGTAAATCCATCCACTTTCCCGTGTCCCTTAAATCAGCCTCTAGTGACTTCTTCCATCCCTTCGTTGTTAGTCTCTCCTAACCCTGTTGGTCTTTCTGCATCGTCTGTTGGTGAAAATGAAGATCAGCTGAATCTGGTTCCTTCCTGCCCCGctggaaacaacaaaaatacccaTCCCATGGTGGAGCCCAAGGTTGAACCCCCAGAGCTGTATGTTTCGTGCTCCGCTGTCTCCCCCAAGGAGGAGTGTAGCACAAATCCTGCCACTTCGAGTACCAGCAGCCAGGAAAAGGTAAATAAGGGTGACCGCTGTAGCTGGACAGTGGTAGAAGGAGGTGAGAACGCTTCAGAGCCGTTGTCTGTGGACCTTCTGCCTCATTTAGAAGCTCCAGACGAAACAGTGAAAATTGAGCCTGAAGATTCAAGTGATGCTAGCAAGGAAGTAAATCCAGTACAGAAGAGGGATCTCTTATGTGCTGAAGTGAAGGAGGAATTCATGCTGGATCTTGGCCAGGAGCTGAACATGGAGGCTGCGTGTTCATGTTCAAATgacctgaaagaaattaaaaaggagcACACTTTGTGTGAtgagaagggagaagaagaaCGAGGGGCTTCGCAGTCGCCTCCCCAGGGTGAACAGCAGACAgatgcaggtggtgttgctggaCCACAGCTAAGCAGCGAGTCTCCAAAGAATCTTTCGTACCCAGCAGACGTTGAGGCGGAATTTAGCAGTCCGCTAGGGAGACCGGAGGATTCCTCCAGTATAGACGGCCAGTCTGTTGGGACACCAGCTGGCCCTGAagctggaggagagagagaaggacaagaagaggaggaggaagatgacttTGATGATTTTACACAAGATGAGGATGAAGAAATGTCATCAGCCTCAGAAGAATCTATTCTTTCCGTGCCCGAACTTCag GAGACAATGGAAAAACTTACTTGGCTCGCAACAGAGAGACGTTTAAGCCAAGAAGGAGATTCGGAAGAAGAGAATTCCCAGGAAGAGAACTCtgagccggaggaggaggaggaggaggaaggggaagggatggagagttTACAGAAAGATGATGAAATATGTGGCGATACATCAGAGGAACCTAAATCTGCCTTCCCGTCGACAATGGCAGCCCCGCAGGTGGAAGCCCACAGAACGCCAGCAG GAGAAAGTATGAAAGCCCCTGGGAAGAGCAGGAGCTCCCACAGAACCAGAAATAAGAGGGGCCGGGCTCGCGCTAGCAAAGATACATCTAAGCTGCTCCTCTTGTATGACGAAGACATCCTGGAGAGAGATCCCCTGCGGGAGCAGAAGGATCTGGCATTCGCACAGGCCTATCTAAGCAGG GTGCGTGAAGCCTTGCAGCATGTTCCTGGAAAGTATGAAGACTTTCTTCGCGTTATCTATGAGTTTGAGATCAGCACGGACAAGCGAACGGCTGTGGATCTCTATTCCACTTTGCAGAAACTGTTGCACGACTGGCCACAATTGCTCACAGattttgctgcctttcttttgCCAGAACAAGCTTTGGAGTGTGGACTG AACCGACGAGCGTAG